In the genome of Cupriavidus taiwanensis, one region contains:
- a CDS encoding acyl-CoA dehydrogenase family protein produces MIRDSARQQALLAELRRFVLETCIPLEAQIDQTDVIPEPVVEQMRRLGLFGHSIPEAYGGAGLTTEELAQVNIEVSQAATVFRARFGGNTGIASESLVADGTEAQRQRYLPQLASGKVTGCFALTEPEAGSDATALQTTARQDGDHYVLNGSKCFITNAPIADLFTVFARTDPVMPGAHGISAFLVERGTPGLSTGEPERKMGQHGSPVGDVYLKDCRVPASAIVGGKPNAGFKTAMKALNKQRINLAGLCVGPAIRLVDEMVRYAAQRRQFGKPIADYQLVQQMIADSNTELHAARALVLETARKRDAGEDVTMEASMCKLFASEMAGRVADRAVQVFGGSGYMARTVAERFYRDVRLFRLYEGTTQIHQLNIARRTLEARGAALEGAGAG; encoded by the coding sequence ATGATCCGCGACTCCGCCCGCCAGCAAGCGCTGCTTGCCGAACTCCGCCGCTTCGTGCTGGAAACCTGCATCCCGCTCGAGGCGCAGATCGACCAGACCGATGTCATCCCCGAGCCCGTGGTCGAGCAGATGCGCCGCCTCGGCCTGTTCGGCCACAGCATTCCGGAAGCCTACGGCGGCGCCGGCCTGACCACCGAAGAGCTGGCGCAGGTGAACATCGAAGTGTCGCAGGCGGCCACGGTGTTCCGCGCCCGTTTCGGCGGCAACACCGGCATTGCCTCGGAGTCGCTGGTGGCCGACGGCACCGAGGCGCAGCGCCAGCGCTACCTGCCGCAGCTGGCGTCGGGCAAGGTCACCGGCTGCTTCGCGCTGACCGAACCGGAGGCTGGTTCGGATGCCACCGCGCTGCAGACCACCGCCAGGCAGGACGGCGACCACTACGTGCTGAACGGCAGCAAGTGCTTTATCACCAATGCGCCGATCGCCGACCTGTTCACCGTGTTCGCCCGCACCGACCCCGTGATGCCAGGCGCGCACGGCATCAGTGCCTTCCTGGTCGAGCGCGGCACGCCGGGCCTGAGCACCGGCGAGCCGGAGCGCAAGATGGGCCAGCACGGTTCGCCCGTGGGCGACGTCTACCTAAAGGATTGCCGCGTGCCGGCCAGCGCCATCGTCGGCGGCAAACCCAATGCGGGCTTCAAGACCGCGATGAAGGCCCTGAACAAGCAGCGCATCAACCTGGCCGGCCTGTGCGTGGGGCCGGCGATCCGTCTGGTCGACGAGATGGTCCGCTACGCGGCGCAGCGCCGCCAGTTCGGCAAGCCGATTGCCGACTACCAGCTGGTGCAGCAGATGATTGCCGACAGCAACACCGAACTGCACGCCGCCCGCGCGCTGGTGCTCGAGACCGCGCGCAAGCGCGATGCCGGCGAGGACGTGACCATGGAGGCGTCGATGTGCAAGCTGTTCGCCTCCGAAATGGCCGGCCGCGTGGCGGACCGCGCGGTGCAGGTGTTCGGCGGCAGCGGGTATATGGCCCGCACCGTCGCCGAGCGCTTCTATCGCGATGTGCGGCTGTTCCGGCTGTATGAAGGCACCACGCAGATCCACCAGCTCAATATTGCCCGCCGCACCCTGGAAGCGCGCGGCGCCGCGCTGGAGGGTGCCGGCGCAGGCTGA
- a CDS encoding response regulator — protein MASTTRVLIVEDDPLALRRLVQAVDLHAADAVVAACASTVAEAQAWLAQHQPDVLLCDLGLPDGSGIDVIRNARERYRACDCMVVTVFGDDQHVLASIEAGAIGYLLKDETTDRIAASIGELRAGGSPMSPLIARQVVNRLRGTPPEAAARDAAAPGAVVLSARENEILDLISRGYTYAETARYLGLSVHTVQSHIKNIYGKLAVRSRGEAVFEAAKLGLLKSL, from the coding sequence ATGGCAAGCACAACAAGAGTCCTCATCGTCGAAGACGACCCCCTGGCGCTGCGCCGGCTGGTGCAGGCCGTCGACCTGCATGCGGCGGATGCCGTGGTGGCGGCCTGCGCCTCCACCGTGGCGGAGGCGCAGGCGTGGCTGGCGCAGCACCAGCCCGACGTGCTGCTGTGCGACCTCGGCCTGCCCGACGGCAGCGGCATCGACGTGATCCGCAACGCGCGCGAGCGCTATCGCGCCTGCGACTGCATGGTCGTGACGGTGTTCGGCGACGACCAGCATGTGCTGGCCAGCATCGAGGCCGGCGCCATCGGCTACCTGCTCAAGGACGAAACCACCGACCGCATCGCCGCCTCGATCGGCGAACTGCGCGCGGGCGGCTCGCCGATGAGCCCGCTGATCGCGCGGCAGGTGGTGAACCGGCTGCGCGGCACGCCGCCGGAGGCGGCGGCGCGCGATGCCGCGGCCCCTGGCGCGGTAGTGCTGTCGGCGCGCGAGAACGAGATCCTGGACCTGATCTCGCGCGGCTATACCTACGCCGAGACCGCGCGCTACCTGGGGCTGAGCGTCCATACCGTGCAATCGCACATCAAGAACATCTACGGCAAGCTGGCGGTGCGCTCGCGCGGTGAGGCCGTGTTCGAGGCGGCCAAGCTCGGCCTGCTCAAGTCCCTGTAG
- a CDS encoding CaiB/BaiF CoA transferase family protein: MADTNQSPRLPLAGVRVLDLSRVLAGPMCTQALGDLGAEVIKVEHPGRGDDTRDWGLRVGTRNTAYFNSANRNKQSIGIDLQQPEGQRIVRELAAKCDVLVQNFKFGGIDKMGLGYEALKAINPGLVYCSITGYRSNGPEATRPGYDLVVQGEAGLMALNGEEGQGPLKFGTAVVDMFTGMYSAQAVLAALYDRQRTGQGRHVEMALYDCGLMITAYYGLEALLMGEDPPKYGNAHPSIVPYGVFDAADGPLVITVGNNAQFQRFCTEVIERPDLAADERFATNTGRSANRQALLPELRAELARRPRELLLARLSAAGIPCGEVLGLLEALRSRRSAEAGLLAELPNPETGRVEVLAPPYRLDGERVPVRAAPPLLSQDTERVLGDLLGMDAGQVAALKAAGVV, from the coding sequence ATGGCTGACACCAATCAATCCCCGCGCCTGCCGCTGGCTGGCGTGCGCGTGCTGGACCTGTCCCGCGTGCTGGCCGGACCGATGTGCACGCAGGCGCTGGGCGACCTGGGCGCGGAGGTCATCAAGGTCGAACACCCCGGCCGCGGCGACGATACGCGCGACTGGGGCCTGCGCGTGGGCACGCGCAACACCGCCTACTTCAACAGCGCCAACCGCAACAAGCAGTCCATCGGCATCGACCTGCAGCAGCCCGAAGGCCAGCGCATCGTGCGCGAACTCGCGGCGAAGTGCGACGTGCTGGTGCAGAACTTCAAGTTCGGCGGCATCGACAAGATGGGGCTGGGCTACGAGGCGCTGAAGGCGATCAACCCGGGGCTGGTCTATTGCTCGATCACCGGCTACCGCAGCAACGGCCCGGAGGCGACCCGCCCCGGCTACGACCTGGTGGTGCAGGGCGAGGCCGGCCTGATGGCGCTGAATGGCGAGGAAGGGCAGGGACCGCTCAAGTTCGGCACCGCGGTGGTCGACATGTTCACCGGCATGTATTCGGCGCAGGCCGTGCTGGCCGCGCTGTACGACCGCCAGCGCACCGGCCAGGGCCGCCACGTGGAAATGGCGCTGTACGACTGCGGCCTGATGATCACCGCCTACTACGGCCTGGAGGCGCTGCTGATGGGCGAGGACCCGCCCAAGTACGGCAATGCCCATCCGTCGATCGTGCCCTACGGCGTGTTCGACGCGGCCGATGGCCCGCTGGTGATCACGGTCGGCAACAATGCGCAGTTCCAGCGCTTCTGCACCGAGGTGATCGAGCGCCCGGACCTGGCCGCCGACGAGCGCTTCGCCACCAACACCGGCCGCTCGGCCAACCGCCAGGCGCTGCTGCCGGAACTGCGCGCCGAACTGGCGCGCCGCCCGCGCGAGCTGCTGCTGGCACGCCTGAGCGCCGCCGGCATTCCGTGCGGCGAGGTGCTGGGGCTGCTCGAGGCGCTGCGCTCGCGGCGCTCGGCCGAAGCCGGCCTGCTGGCCGAACTGCCCAATCCGGAGACCGGCCGTGTGGAAGTGCTGGCGCCGCCGTACCGGCTCGACGGCGAACGCGTGCCGGTGCGCGCCGCGCCGCCGCTGCTGTCGCAGGACACGGAGCGCGTGCTGGGCGATTTGCTCGGCATGGATGCGGGGCAGGTGGCCGCGCTCAAGGCGGCCGGCGTGGTGTAA
- the cqsA gene encoding alpha-hydroxyketone-type quorum-sensing autoinducer synthase: MQSRHHASRSKAPTLPPWITTRMAQHFEERMGKLWGGDHLLHGLTPGPDALHLSSNDYLCLLGEASLAQAQARAFVDDAPELLMSSVFMHGDTPQRRVERKIADLMQAEDGLIAQSGWAANVGLVQCIAGPGIPVYIDMNGHASLWEGIIAAGAQAVPVRHNDCDHVRRQLERFGPGVIMVDSVYSTTGSVAPLVDYVELAEASGCVLVVDESHSLGTHGPRGGGLVPALGLSERVHFRTASLAKAFAGRAGYVACSTAFKDFYAVESRPAIFSSGLLRHEIAWFDAVTDFIAGADERRARLHAITRETRNAIAALGYNISEGSEQIIGLEAGTEPQVKVLRDALQRRGIFGAVFCAPATPKNRALMRLTLHAKLGATEIDRLVGVLASIRDEVRLEEWSSTRRARRKS; this comes from the coding sequence GTGCAATCCCGCCACCATGCCTCCCGCAGCAAGGCCCCGACCCTGCCGCCCTGGATCACCACGCGCATGGCGCAGCATTTCGAGGAACGCATGGGCAAGCTCTGGGGCGGGGACCACCTGCTGCACGGGCTGACGCCCGGACCCGACGCGCTGCACCTGAGCAGCAACGACTACCTGTGCCTGCTGGGCGAAGCCTCGCTGGCGCAGGCGCAGGCGCGGGCCTTTGTCGATGACGCGCCGGAGCTGCTGATGTCGTCCGTGTTCATGCACGGCGATACGCCGCAGCGGCGGGTCGAGCGCAAGATCGCGGACCTGATGCAGGCCGAGGACGGGCTGATCGCCCAGTCCGGCTGGGCCGCCAACGTTGGCCTGGTGCAGTGCATCGCCGGCCCCGGCATTCCGGTCTATATCGACATGAACGGGCATGCCTCGCTGTGGGAAGGCATCATCGCCGCGGGCGCGCAGGCGGTGCCGGTGCGCCATAACGATTGCGATCATGTACGCCGCCAGCTGGAGCGCTTCGGCCCGGGCGTGATCATGGTGGATTCGGTCTACAGCACCACCGGCAGCGTGGCGCCGCTGGTGGACTATGTCGAACTGGCCGAGGCGTCCGGCTGCGTGCTGGTGGTGGACGAATCGCACTCGCTGGGCACGCATGGCCCGCGCGGCGGCGGGCTGGTGCCGGCGCTGGGGCTGTCCGAGCGCGTGCATTTTCGCACCGCGTCGCTGGCCAAGGCCTTTGCCGGGCGCGCCGGCTACGTGGCCTGCTCCACTGCCTTCAAGGATTTCTACGCGGTGGAATCGCGGCCGGCGATCTTCAGCTCGGGGCTGCTGCGCCACGAGATCGCGTGGTTCGACGCGGTGACGGACTTCATTGCCGGCGCGGACGAGCGCCGCGCGCGCCTGCATGCGATCACCCGCGAGACCCGCAACGCGATCGCCGCGCTGGGCTACAACATCAGCGAGGGATCCGAGCAGATCATCGGGCTCGAGGCGGGCACCGAGCCGCAGGTGAAGGTGCTGCGCGACGCGCTGCAGCGGCGCGGCATCTTCGGCGCGGTATTCTGTGCGCCGGCCACCCCGAAGAACCGGGCATTGATGCGACTTACGCTGCATGCGAAACTTGGCGCCACCGAAATCGACCGCCTGGTCGGTGTGCTCGCCAGCATCCGCGACGAAGTCCGGCTGGAAGAGTGGTCCTCGACGCGCCGGGCACGGCGCAAGTCCTGA
- a CDS encoding IclR family transcriptional regulator, translating to MEPKQPPHSMDRHPEPLPLPGLASEDALATDRQFATNLARGLEVLRAFTPSSPVLGNQDIVARTGLPKATVSRLTYTLGLLGFLSRVPGNQKYRLGAGVLALAYPMLAGLAIRQVARPYMEAIARETGCTVNLGMRERLSVVYVDSCRLDPGNFYQPDIGSTRPLLASAIGRAVLLACSADERTALLNRLRVEDPQRFSQERQMWTEDQQHFRAHGYCLSRGEWRPEIHAIAAPLRQSLHQDPFALNCTIAASRNRDNLLEREVAPRLREAVRQIELSCAR from the coding sequence ATGGAACCCAAGCAACCACCGCACAGCATGGACCGCCACCCGGAACCTCTGCCCCTGCCAGGCCTGGCCAGCGAGGATGCCCTCGCCACCGACCGCCAGTTCGCCACCAACCTGGCGCGCGGGCTGGAGGTGCTGCGCGCGTTCACGCCGTCCAGCCCGGTGCTGGGCAATCAGGACATCGTGGCGCGCACCGGGCTGCCCAAGGCGACGGTGTCGCGGCTGACGTACACGCTGGGGCTGCTGGGCTTTCTCAGCCGCGTGCCCGGCAACCAGAAGTACCGGCTCGGCGCCGGGGTGCTGGCGCTGGCTTACCCGATGCTGGCCGGGCTGGCGATCCGCCAGGTGGCCCGGCCCTACATGGAGGCCATCGCGCGCGAGACCGGCTGCACCGTGAACCTGGGCATGCGCGAGCGCCTGTCGGTGGTCTACGTCGACAGTTGCCGGCTGGATCCCGGCAACTTCTACCAGCCGGACATCGGCAGCACGCGCCCGCTGCTGGCCAGCGCGATCGGCCGCGCGGTGCTGCTGGCGTGCAGCGCGGACGAGCGCACGGCGCTGCTGAACCGGCTGCGGGTCGAAGACCCGCAGCGCTTCAGCCAGGAGCGCCAGATGTGGACGGAGGACCAGCAGCACTTCCGCGCGCACGGCTATTGCCTGAGCCGCGGCGAGTGGCGGCCCGAGATCCATGCGATCGCGGCGCCGTTGCGCCAGTCGCTGCACCAGGATCCGTTCGCGCTGAACTGCACCATCGCGGCATCGCGCAACCGCGACAACCTGCTGGAGCGCGAGGTGGCGCCAAGGTTGCGCGAAGCGGTGCGGCAGATCGAACTGAGCTGCGCGCGCTGA
- a CDS encoding CaiB/BaiF CoA transferase family protein: protein MPDQHAHPVSPAAAGNGPLAGLRILDMATVVAAPFSATLCADMGAEVVKLELPDGSDPLRGLEPVTEDHALYWKVTNRGKRGISLDVRTPRGREIFLRLLPRFDVLVENFRTGTLARWGLDLAALHAANPRLIVLRLTGFGQTGPDATRPGFARIFEARSGFTNLAGTAQSGPMHMNYPVGDMIAGLFGAFAIATAVAEQRANPGQPGREIDLAATEALFRLLDPLAIEYEQLGHVRQRAGNRTTYAAPSNMYRTADDTWVTVVASSDATFRRLAEAMGAPHLAQSPEYANNAGRVRHIEALDGCIAEWFAAQPYAAAAARLEQCQVPFSKVFSIADIVEDPQMVARQAIVRLPDADLGTVPAPCVVPRFSGYAPTSPRTGPDVGEHNAEVYGELGIGEEELARLRGEGVV from the coding sequence ATGCCAGACCAGCACGCCCACCCTGTATCGCCCGCAGCAGCGGGCAACGGCCCGCTCGCCGGGTTGCGCATCCTCGACATGGCCACCGTGGTGGCGGCGCCGTTCTCCGCCACACTGTGCGCCGACATGGGGGCCGAGGTGGTCAAGCTGGAACTACCCGACGGCAGCGATCCGCTGCGCGGACTGGAGCCGGTCACCGAGGACCACGCGCTGTACTGGAAGGTGACCAACCGTGGCAAGCGCGGCATCTCGCTGGACGTGCGCACGCCGCGCGGCCGCGAGATCTTCCTGCGCCTGCTGCCGCGCTTCGACGTATTGGTGGAGAACTTCCGCACCGGCACGCTGGCGCGGTGGGGGCTGGATCTCGCCGCGCTGCATGCGGCCAACCCCAGGCTGATCGTGCTGCGGCTGACCGGCTTCGGCCAGACCGGGCCCGATGCGACGCGACCGGGGTTTGCCCGCATCTTTGAAGCCAGGAGCGGCTTCACCAACCTGGCCGGCACGGCGCAGAGCGGACCGATGCATATGAACTACCCGGTAGGCGACATGATCGCCGGCCTGTTCGGCGCCTTCGCCATCGCCACCGCGGTGGCGGAGCAGCGCGCCAATCCGGGCCAGCCCGGCCGCGAAATCGACCTGGCCGCCACCGAGGCGCTGTTCCGCCTGCTGGATCCGCTCGCCATCGAATACGAACAACTCGGCCATGTGCGCCAGCGCGCCGGCAACCGCACCACCTACGCCGCGCCGTCCAACATGTACCGCACGGCGGACGATACCTGGGTCACCGTGGTGGCCTCGTCCGACGCCACCTTCCGCCGGCTGGCCGAGGCCATGGGCGCGCCGCATCTCGCCCAGTCACCGGAGTACGCCAACAATGCCGGTCGCGTGCGCCATATCGAAGCCCTCGACGGCTGCATTGCCGAGTGGTTCGCCGCGCAGCCCTACGCCGCCGCCGCGGCGCGGCTGGAACAATGCCAGGTGCCGTTCAGCAAGGTGTTCAGCATCGCCGATATCGTCGAAGACCCGCAGATGGTGGCGCGCCAGGCCATCGTCAGGCTGCCCGATGCGGATTTGGGCACGGTGCCGGCCCCTTGCGTGGTGCCGCGGTTTTCGGGCTATGCGCCGACTTCCCCGCGTACCGGGCCGGATGTGGGGGAACACAATGCGGAGGTTTACGGGGAGTTGGGTATTGGGGAGGAGGAGTTGGCGCGGTTGCGGGGGGAGGGGGTGGTTTGA
- a CDS encoding tripartite tricarboxylate transporter substrate binding protein, translating to MDAFYPWRRLAAGMLAGAALTPAATLAAADDAARFPDRPVRIIVPFSAGGVVDSVTRITAENMAKVLQQPVIVENKTGAGGAIGADLVARAPADGYTLLAVSPSYVVGPLLNPSFQGQGKGKGGKDFRAVAGIGAVPNVIVVPASSPLRTLPQLLDAARKKPGTLTYASAGIGTSNHLSAELLAQMTHVKLTHVPYKGQPEALSDLLGARVSMMALTSAIARQQVQSGKLRALAVTSAKRTAVLPDVPTVAEAAQLPGYEVGAWFGLVAPQGTPDAVVRKLAEAAARATADPATARRLGELGMDLAPQPAAAFDRFLDAETKKWTGVLKTAGITAQ from the coding sequence ATGGATGCCTTTTACCCATGGCGCCGGCTCGCTGCCGGCATGCTGGCCGGCGCCGCGCTGACACCCGCGGCAACGCTGGCCGCCGCCGACGACGCGGCGCGCTTCCCGGACCGCCCGGTGCGCATCATCGTGCCGTTCTCGGCGGGCGGCGTGGTCGACTCGGTCACCCGCATCACGGCCGAAAACATGGCCAAGGTGCTGCAGCAACCAGTGATCGTCGAGAACAAGACCGGCGCCGGCGGCGCCATTGGCGCCGACCTTGTCGCCAGGGCACCTGCCGACGGCTATACGCTGCTGGCGGTCAGCCCCAGCTACGTGGTCGGGCCGCTGCTCAATCCGTCTTTCCAGGGCCAGGGCAAGGGCAAGGGCGGCAAGGACTTCCGCGCCGTGGCCGGCATCGGCGCGGTGCCCAACGTGATCGTGGTGCCGGCCTCGTCGCCGCTGCGCACGCTGCCGCAACTGCTCGACGCGGCACGCAAGAAGCCGGGCACGCTGACCTACGCCAGCGCGGGCATCGGCACCTCCAACCACCTGTCGGCGGAATTGCTTGCGCAGATGACGCACGTCAAGCTGACCCACGTGCCCTACAAGGGCCAGCCCGAGGCGCTGAGCGACCTGCTGGGTGCGCGCGTGTCCATGATGGCGCTGACCTCCGCCATTGCGCGCCAGCAGGTGCAAAGCGGCAAGCTGCGCGCGCTGGCGGTGACCTCGGCCAAACGCACGGCGGTGCTGCCGGACGTGCCGACCGTGGCCGAGGCGGCGCAGTTGCCGGGCTATGAAGTGGGCGCATGGTTCGGGCTGGTGGCGCCGCAGGGCACGCCGGACGCGGTGGTGCGCAAGCTGGCCGAGGCCGCCGCGCGCGCCACCGCCGACCCGGCCACCGCGCGCCGCCTGGGCGAACTCGGCATGGACCTGGCCCCGCAACCCGCGGCCGCGTTCGACCGCTTCCTCGATGCCGAAACCAAAAAATGGACCGGCGTGCTGAAGACCGCTGGCATCACGGCACAGTAG
- a CDS encoding sensor histidine kinase — MPSWPPSLRTVLGLLLAWTSLLLPGMAAADTMALAAATRSATLADGTVLPALPLTLPDYWDRVMPGKSGTVVYELRFDRNWPAAAPGGLFVPWAGGSYEVRLNGVLIAAGGRLDAPASALAKRPYYVAVPPELANAHGNLLRITVAARAYARSGLLPVTVGPAAEVRAQYERAFLLRVVGPLIAAVLSVVLGGLALLIWWRQRDPLFGLYGLAEVAWSVRLLDYFVDDLAIPAEVRGYVVAAAREVFLGAIARFCLLVIRVPWRWLHRTLNAYLWLALPVLAPLAAISSHPLVFPLSWLVKVGIILTVAGAMVWGALRRPSREATLLAVTVGVSAVLFLADWIKVWLTGDYYWVHSMTRYVSVPFSVVMAWMLVERYTSAVQSLQNANQVLTERVAQREAQLRAAFARTQKIAAEETALRERGRILRDMHDGLGSQLVTTLSMLESGKASGPEVATQVRHALDSLKLSIDAMQDTGGDLAAVLGNLRYRLGPRIADAGLEIRWEVERLPALPHFSARKVQELQYLLLEGITNVLQHAAARTLTVTAQADTQAIRITLADDGRGFDAEATRGGRGLRNMQVRAAAIGGRLQIRSAPGGTALTVEVPLAPAQGDEAGRPGEGAASVA; from the coding sequence ATGCCGTCCTGGCCGCCGTCTCTGCGCACCGTGCTGGGCCTGCTGCTGGCGTGGACCAGCCTGCTGCTGCCCGGCATGGCGGCCGCGGACACCATGGCGCTGGCCGCGGCCACGAGATCCGCCACGCTCGCCGACGGCACCGTGCTGCCGGCGCTCCCGCTGACGCTGCCCGACTACTGGGACCGGGTGATGCCGGGCAAGTCCGGCACCGTGGTCTACGAACTGCGCTTCGACCGCAACTGGCCCGCGGCGGCGCCCGGCGGACTGTTCGTACCGTGGGCCGGCGGCAGCTACGAGGTACGCCTCAACGGCGTGCTGATCGCCGCCGGCGGCCGCCTGGACGCGCCGGCGTCGGCGCTGGCCAAGCGCCCCTACTACGTGGCCGTGCCGCCCGAACTGGCGAACGCGCACGGCAACCTGCTGCGCATCACCGTGGCCGCGCGCGCCTATGCGCGCTCGGGCCTGCTGCCGGTGACGGTGGGCCCGGCCGCCGAGGTGCGCGCGCAGTATGAGCGGGCCTTCCTGCTGCGCGTGGTCGGTCCGCTGATCGCGGCGGTGCTGAGCGTGGTGCTGGGCGGGCTGGCGCTGCTGATCTGGTGGCGCCAGCGCGATCCGCTGTTCGGCCTGTACGGGCTGGCCGAGGTTGCCTGGAGCGTGCGCCTGCTCGACTACTTCGTGGATGACCTTGCCATCCCGGCGGAAGTGCGCGGCTATGTCGTCGCTGCCGCGCGCGAGGTGTTCCTGGGCGCCATCGCCAGGTTCTGCCTGCTGGTGATCCGGGTGCCGTGGCGCTGGCTGCATCGCACCCTCAACGCTTACCTGTGGCTGGCGCTGCCGGTGCTTGCGCCGCTGGCCGCCATTTCCAGTCATCCGCTGGTGTTTCCGCTGAGCTGGCTGGTCAAGGTCGGCATCATCCTGACCGTGGCCGGCGCGATGGTGTGGGGCGCGCTGCGCCGGCCCAGCCGCGAGGCGACGCTGCTGGCCGTCACCGTGGGCGTGTCGGCGGTGCTGTTCCTGGCGGACTGGATCAAGGTCTGGCTGACCGGCGACTATTACTGGGTCCATTCGATGACCCGCTATGTCTCGGTGCCGTTCAGCGTGGTGATGGCGTGGATGCTGGTGGAACGCTACACCAGCGCGGTACAGAGCCTGCAGAACGCCAACCAGGTGCTGACCGAGCGCGTCGCGCAGCGCGAGGCGCAGCTGCGCGCGGCCTTTGCGCGCACGCAGAAGATTGCCGCCGAAGAAACCGCGCTGCGCGAACGCGGGCGCATCCTGCGCGACATGCACGACGGCCTGGGCAGCCAGCTGGTCACGACCTTGTCGATGCTGGAGTCGGGCAAGGCCAGCGGCCCGGAGGTGGCGACGCAGGTGCGGCATGCGCTGGATTCGCTCAAGCTTTCCATCGATGCGATGCAGGACACTGGCGGCGACCTGGCGGCGGTGCTGGGCAACCTGCGCTACCGGCTCGGGCCGCGCATCGCCGATGCCGGGCTGGAGATCCGCTGGGAGGTCGAACGCCTGCCGGCGCTGCCGCATTTCTCCGCGCGCAAGGTGCAAGAGCTGCAATACCTGCTGCTGGAAGGCATCACCAACGTGCTGCAGCATGCTGCGGCGCGCACGCTGACCGTGACCGCCCAGGCGGACACGCAGGCGATCCGCATCACGCTGGCCGACGACGGCCGCGGTTTCGATGCCGAGGCCACGCGCGGCGGGCGCGGGCTGCGCAATATGCAGGTGCGCGCCGCGGCGATCGGCGGCCGGCTGCAGATCCGCTCGGCGCCCGGCGGCACGGCGCTGACGGTGGAGGTGCCGCTGGCGCCGGCGCAGGGCGATGAGGCTGGCAGGCCAGGCGAAGGGGCCGCTTCCGTGGCATAG
- a CDS encoding sensor histidine kinase produces MDAKVAQAEDGRPNLAGLARQAWQAVFETAARATLLDEESVIRLRRIQMVGALGVVGHPLYYVIWSYVFPQPYENLWLRLACTALFVPLLFASAFSGRRWLPPYALFAITIGLPFAFIFFYLENGGSMVWAESVIIAVVILYHFNTAFATIALFSGAAAAIALFVLAGNSMGGIPWEPVLLQLPVIGFVIAVLVVIKMDRQLLAEQKRRGMAAALATVAHELRTPLTSLAMTARGLKARLPAALDQDTPQRDGLMQAVARMESDLAHISNSIELLVANSKNPENATQALFEVGEVIRDAVGRFPFEPGDMERVTVDLPGRAYVMGNAQLFGLVTTNLLKNALEAIRRAGKGTIHIRCEVEPDAVHVVFRDTATGVPPQVLARMFQPFFSYPAHRGTGIGLAFCQKVLGSWGAGISCRSEEHVFTEFDMRFPRKGKWPEPQQPDAS; encoded by the coding sequence ATGGATGCAAAGGTAGCGCAAGCCGAGGACGGCCGCCCCAACCTTGCCGGGCTGGCGCGCCAGGCATGGCAGGCCGTGTTCGAGACCGCCGCGCGGGCCACGCTGCTGGACGAGGAAAGCGTCATCCGCCTGCGGCGGATCCAGATGGTGGGCGCGCTGGGCGTGGTGGGGCACCCGCTTTACTACGTGATCTGGTCCTATGTGTTCCCGCAGCCCTATGAAAACCTGTGGCTGCGGCTGGCCTGCACCGCGCTGTTCGTGCCGCTGCTGTTCGCCTCGGCGTTCTCGGGCCGGCGCTGGCTGCCGCCCTATGCGCTCTTTGCCATCACGATAGGCCTGCCGTTCGCCTTTATCTTTTTCTACCTGGAGAACGGCGGCTCGATGGTGTGGGCCGAATCGGTGATCATCGCCGTGGTGATCCTGTATCACTTCAACACCGCCTTCGCCACCATTGCCCTGTTCTCGGGCGCGGCGGCCGCGATAGCGCTGTTCGTGCTGGCCGGCAACTCCATGGGCGGCATCCCGTGGGAGCCGGTGCTGCTGCAGTTGCCGGTGATCGGCTTCGTGATCGCGGTGCTGGTGGTGATCAAGATGGACCGCCAGCTGCTGGCCGAGCAGAAGCGGCGCGGCATGGCCGCCGCGCTGGCGACCGTCGCGCACGAGCTGCGCACGCCGCTGACCAGCCTGGCCATGACCGCCAGGGGCCTCAAGGCCCGGCTGCCGGCGGCGTTGGACCAGGACACGCCGCAGCGCGACGGCCTGATGCAGGCCGTGGCCCGGATGGAGTCAGACCTGGCCCATATCAGCAACAGCATCGAACTGCTGGTGGCCAACTCCAAGAACCCGGAAAACGCCACGCAGGCACTGTTCGAAGTGGGCGAGGTGATCCGCGACGCCGTCGGCCGCTTTCCGTTCGAACCGGGCGACATGGAACGGGTCACGGTGGACCTGCCCGGCCGCGCCTACGTGATGGGCAACGCCCAGCTGTTCGGCCTGGTCACGACCAACCTGCTGAAGAACGCGCTGGAAGCAATCCGGCGCGCCGGCAAGGGCACCATCCATATCCGCTGCGAGGTCGAGCCCGACGCGGTCCACGTGGTGTTCCGCGACACCGCCACCGGTGTGCCGCCGCAGGTGCTGGCGCGGATGTTCCAGCCCTTCTTCTCCTATCCCGCGCACCGCGGCACCGGCATCGGCCTGGCGTTCTGCCAGAAGGTGCTGGGCAGCTGGGGCGCCGGCATCAGCTGCCGCTCCGAGGAACACGTGTTTACCGAGTTCGACATGCGCTTCCCGCGCAAGGGCAAGTGGCCGGAGCCGCAGCAGCCTGACGCGTCGTAG